In a genomic window of Heterodontus francisci isolate sHetFra1 chromosome 21, sHetFra1.hap1, whole genome shotgun sequence:
- the LOC137381169 gene encoding probable G-protein coupled receptor 139, whose translation MNDEKLNWSSHKNSMATRAVNLLTIRILSRGKCGLSKCVTRYLVAMAAADLLVIILDLILRHIPIVYWEQFQFLQSISVCNIHAILLYAATDCSVWFTVTFTFDRFVAICWQKLKSKYCRERTSAVVLGTVTVLSCLKNIIWYFTFTGRYLLLNVPWFCHVTMDGYVAYVSGTIELLHNILTPCVPFVVILLLNALTIRHIIVSSRGRRRLRHHSSGESRRDTEMKSRRKSIMLLLVISGNFILLWAMFMVYSIWWRMRYLGSVFVFLPEFLRELGFMLQLLSCCTNTAIYAVTQTQFREQLKNMLKSPFTTFVKFIQ comes from the coding sequence ttaacttactGACGATTAGGATCCTGTCTCGGGGGAAATGTGGTCTCTCCaagtgtgtcactcgctacctggtggccatggcagcggcagatctactggtcattatcctcgacctaatattgaggcacattcctattgtttattgggaacagtttcagttcctgcaaTCCAtctccgtgtgtaatatccacgctatcctgctttacgcagccacagactgttctgtctggttcaccgtcactttcacctttgatcgatttgtggccatttgttggcagaagctgaaaagtaaatattgcagggaGAGAAcgtcggctgtggttctgggaacagtgactgtgctgagctgtttgaagaaCATCATCTGGTATTTTACTTTCACAGGTCGGTATTTGCTGCTGAACGTACCGTGGTTTTGTCATGTAACAATGGATGGTTATGTCGCttatgtctcaggaacaatagagctcctccataacattctaacacCATGTgttccatttgtggtgattctgctgctcaacgctctcaccatcagacacattatagtgagcagcagaggacgcaggagactcagacatcacagcagtggggagagtcgcagagacacaGAGAtgaagagtcgaaggaaatccattatgTTGCTGTTAGTTATATCGGGGAATTTCATTCTATTGTGGGCAATGTTtatggtgtattcgatatggtgGCGGATGAGGTATTTGGGCTCTGTGTTTGTTTTTCTACCTGAgtttctgcgggaattgggcttcatgctgcagctcctgagttgctgcacaaacactgctatTTATGCCGTGACTCAgacacagttcagagagcagttgaagaatatgcTGAAATCTCCCTTCACTACatttgttaaattcattcaataa